The Streptomyces sp. NBC_01353 genome contains a region encoding:
- a CDS encoding methyltransferase, which translates to MSTTSLTSRLPVPAHAARLREALLAADFTADGLLELLGAPAYAALARSETVPALRATRGDSPLETLVRLFLLQGSVPAERAAAALPLEECLADGWVERVDDEVRAAVDVRPYSGPEGQDWFIVSDLGCAVGGAGGIGKRDEGVVLGVGGASTTLAGITVRTPVSSALDLGTGSGIQALHAAQHATLVTATDLNPRALDFTRLTLALSGAREAELLQGSLFEPVDGDTYDLIVSNPPFVISPGARLTYRDGGMGGDDLCRTLVQEAGERLNDGGYAQFLANWQHVDGEEWQDRLRSWVPRGCDAWIVQREVQDITQYAELWLRDSGDHREEPTEYATRYGAWLDEFEARKTKAVGFGWITLRKNAAVASGAVEPSIVIEEWPHPVEQPLGDTVRAHFERQDYLRAHDDAALLADHFALAPEVMQEQVGLPGAEDPEHVVLRQNRGMRRATKVDHIGAGFAGVCDGSLSAGRILDAIGQLMGEDPVLLRDRTPQAIRLLVEEGFLLPVGEEERRG; encoded by the coding sequence GTGAGTACGACCAGTCTGACCTCCCGCCTCCCCGTGCCCGCGCACGCCGCCCGGCTGCGCGAAGCGCTGCTCGCCGCCGACTTCACCGCCGACGGCCTGCTCGAACTGCTCGGCGCCCCCGCCTACGCCGCGCTCGCGCGCAGCGAGACCGTGCCCGCGCTGCGGGCCACCCGGGGGGACTCCCCGCTGGAGACCCTCGTGCGGCTCTTCCTGCTCCAGGGGTCCGTCCCCGCCGAGCGGGCGGCCGCCGCGCTGCCTCTGGAGGAGTGCCTGGCGGACGGCTGGGTGGAGCGCGTGGACGACGAGGTCCGCGCCGCCGTCGACGTACGGCCGTACAGCGGACCCGAGGGCCAGGACTGGTTCATCGTCTCCGACCTGGGCTGCGCCGTCGGCGGGGCCGGTGGCATCGGAAAGAGGGACGAAGGCGTCGTCCTCGGGGTCGGCGGGGCCTCCACGACCCTCGCCGGCATCACCGTCCGTACGCCGGTGTCCTCCGCGCTCGACCTCGGCACCGGCTCCGGAATCCAGGCCCTGCACGCCGCCCAGCACGCCACCCTGGTCACCGCCACCGACCTGAACCCCCGCGCGCTGGACTTCACCCGCCTCACCCTCGCGCTCTCCGGCGCCCGCGAGGCCGAGCTGCTCCAGGGCTCCCTCTTCGAGCCGGTCGACGGCGACACGTACGACCTGATCGTCTCCAATCCGCCGTTCGTCATCTCCCCCGGCGCCCGGCTCACCTACCGCGACGGCGGGATGGGCGGCGACGACCTGTGCCGCACGCTCGTACAGGAGGCCGGGGAGCGGCTCAACGACGGGGGCTACGCCCAGTTCCTCGCCAACTGGCAGCACGTCGACGGCGAGGAGTGGCAGGACCGGCTGCGCTCCTGGGTGCCCCGCGGCTGCGACGCCTGGATCGTGCAGCGCGAGGTCCAGGACATCACCCAGTACGCCGAGCTGTGGCTGCGCGACAGCGGCGACCACCGCGAGGAGCCGACGGAGTACGCGACGCGGTACGGGGCCTGGCTGGACGAGTTCGAGGCCCGCAAGACCAAGGCCGTCGGCTTCGGCTGGATCACCCTGCGCAAGAACGCCGCCGTGGCCTCCGGCGCGGTCGAGCCGTCGATCGTGATCGAGGAGTGGCCGCACCCGGTCGAGCAGCCACTCGGCGACACCGTGCGGGCCCACTTCGAGCGCCAGGACTATCTGCGCGCCCACGACGACGCGGCCCTGCTCGCCGACCACTTCGCCCTCGCGCCCGAGGTGATGCAGGAGCAGGTCGGGCTGCCGGGCGCAGAGGACCCCGAGCACGTCGTGCTGCGGCAGAACCGCGGGATGCGGCGCGCCACCAAGGTGGACCACATCGGGGCGGGCTTCGCGGGCGTGTGCGACGGCTCGCTCAGCGCCGGCCGGATCCTCGACGCGATCGGGCAGCTGATGGGCGAGGACCCCGTGCTGCTGCGTGACCGCACCCCGCAGGCGATCCGGCTCCTGGTGGAGGAGGGGTTCCTCCTCCCGGTCGGCGAGGAGGAGCGGCGGGGTTGA
- a CDS encoding helix-turn-helix domain-containing protein — protein MIRIELDEASLGATRIAISPLRDAFCALHLALPWRRPSWPYQEWVVGAREVWREDERLAPLRDLLAEGRYEVSDFLLPRPVGTVNVHEELDQLRSTDPEFVRAQAAVSFPGMADEPFLLPYLKDPQAACAALADAYAAWWEGAIEPYWPTMRRLVEDEVLLRARTFATEGVDTLFSGLEARGRWERPVLELTKYYEAEYAAGERRLVLVPLVFAEGCRLYSTDDPEVVAVSYQARGAATLREPAEPVAEDRLGLMLGRGRAAVLRELAGPLTTAGLADRLGLAPSTVSEHLSVLAEAGVVTRHRVGRSVYYQLTDTGRSLLALLSGEGVLHAVA, from the coding sequence TTGATACGGATCGAGCTGGACGAGGCCTCGCTCGGGGCGACCCGCATCGCGATCAGCCCGCTGCGGGACGCCTTCTGCGCCCTCCACCTCGCGCTGCCGTGGCGGCGGCCCTCCTGGCCGTACCAGGAGTGGGTCGTCGGTGCGCGGGAGGTGTGGCGCGAGGACGAGCGGCTCGCGCCGCTGCGCGACCTGCTGGCCGAGGGACGGTACGAGGTCTCCGACTTCCTGCTGCCCCGCCCCGTCGGCACGGTGAACGTCCACGAGGAGCTCGATCAGCTGCGCTCCACCGACCCGGAGTTCGTCCGAGCCCAGGCGGCCGTCTCCTTCCCCGGGATGGCCGACGAGCCCTTCCTGCTGCCCTATCTGAAGGACCCGCAGGCCGCCTGCGCGGCGCTCGCCGACGCGTACGCGGCCTGGTGGGAGGGTGCGATCGAGCCGTACTGGCCGACCATGCGCCGGCTCGTCGAGGACGAAGTCCTCCTCCGGGCGCGGACCTTCGCGACCGAGGGCGTCGACACGCTGTTCAGCGGGCTCGAAGCGCGCGGGCGCTGGGAGCGGCCGGTGCTCGAACTGACCAAGTACTACGAGGCGGAGTACGCGGCGGGAGAGCGGCGTCTGGTGCTGGTCCCGCTCGTTTTCGCGGAGGGCTGCCGGCTCTACTCCACCGACGACCCCGAGGTGGTCGCCGTCTCCTACCAGGCCCGCGGGGCCGCAACCCTGCGCGAACCGGCCGAGCCCGTCGCCGAGGACCGGCTCGGGCTGATGCTCGGCCGCGGCCGGGCGGCCGTCCTGCGGGAGCTGGCCGGCCCTCTGACCACGGCCGGTCTCGCGGACCGGCTCGGGCTCGCGCCCAGCACGGTCTCCGAGCATCTTTCGGTGCTCGCGGAAGCCGGCGTCGTGACCCGGCACCGGGTCGGCCGCTCCGTCTACTACCAGCTGACGGACACGGGCCGTTCGCTGCTCGCGCTCCTCTCCGGGGAGGGCGTGCTGCACGCGGTCGCCTGA
- a CDS encoding ABC transporter ATP-binding protein, protein MLAIEADALRRTYISRTGWLRPRRTETEAVRGVTFEVAPGELFGLLGPNGAGKTTTIKMLNTLLLPTSGTARVFGHDVTRDPVAVRRRIGYVFGGDRGLYDRLSALDNLRYFAELYGVEPRAQKRRIAELLDLVGLTGREKERVEGYSRGMRQRLHIARGLLHHPDVLFLDEPSIGVDPVAARDLRRTVADLTDAGTTVLLTTHYMAEADELCDRVAVIAGGRIKALGTPESLKSRVQERDVLEIEAYGVGEEHLARIRELPGVRGASAEDRGAAQTVTVQTDRGAVPHARVLAAVEGVRIGRVASREPSLEDAYIAIVAEEDRQASDESHAPEQSQASQGSQGVSA, encoded by the coding sequence ATGCTCGCAATCGAGGCGGACGCGCTGCGCCGCACCTACATCAGCAGGACCGGGTGGCTGCGGCCCCGCCGGACCGAGACCGAGGCCGTGCGCGGGGTCACCTTCGAGGTGGCGCCGGGCGAACTGTTCGGCCTCCTCGGCCCCAACGGCGCCGGGAAGACCACCACCATCAAGATGCTCAACACCCTGCTCCTGCCGACCTCCGGCACGGCCCGGGTGTTCGGCCACGACGTGACCCGCGACCCCGTCGCCGTACGCCGACGGATCGGCTACGTCTTCGGCGGCGACCGCGGCCTCTACGACCGGCTGTCCGCCCTCGACAACCTCCGCTACTTCGCCGAGCTGTACGGCGTCGAGCCCCGCGCCCAGAAGCGGCGGATCGCCGAACTCCTCGACCTCGTGGGCCTCACGGGCCGCGAGAAGGAGCGGGTCGAGGGGTACTCGCGCGGGATGCGGCAACGCCTCCACATCGCCCGAGGCCTCCTCCACCACCCCGACGTCCTCTTCCTCGACGAGCCGTCCATCGGCGTCGACCCGGTCGCCGCCCGCGATCTGCGCCGTACCGTCGCCGATCTCACCGACGCCGGCACGACCGTGCTGCTCACCACCCACTACATGGCCGAGGCGGACGAGCTCTGCGACCGCGTCGCCGTCATCGCCGGCGGCCGGATCAAGGCGCTCGGGACGCCCGAGAGCCTCAAGTCCCGCGTCCAGGAACGGGACGTGCTGGAGATCGAGGCGTACGGCGTCGGCGAGGAGCACCTGGCGCGGATCCGTGAACTGCCGGGTGTGCGGGGAGCGTCGGCGGAGGACCGGGGGGCCGCGCAGACCGTGACCGTGCAGACCGACCGTGGGGCCGTACCGCACGCCCGGGTCCTGGCGGCCGTCGAAGGCGTACGCATCGGGCGGGTCGCCAGCCGCGAACCCTCCCTGGAGGACGCCTACATCGCGATCGTCGCCGAGGAGGACCGGCAGGCGTCCGACGAGTCCCATGCTCCCGAGCAGTCCCAGGCGTCCCAGGGTTCTCAGGGGGTGTCGGCGTGA
- a CDS encoding ABC transporter permease, protein MTRVLRLIGVGVRTHVSYMSRSPIEVTFAVLVPLVYATLAVYLFRAAGDPERLLTASVGAGLMGIWGSVLFGSGGAVQNQRWLGTLETLVVAPAPLALVLLPITLATAVIGTYAMGATVLWGVLLLGVPLDFAHPLLFLLAVPVCVLALGMMGLLLAATFVLLRNANALANPLDTPVWLLSGLLVPIGVLPAWTHPISWALPTTWGARAVHAATSGGDVLTPLFAAVALGAGYALAAVLVLGRVERRARAAATLALA, encoded by the coding sequence GTGACGCGCGTCCTGCGGCTGATCGGCGTCGGGGTGCGCACCCATGTCTCGTACATGTCCCGCTCGCCGATCGAGGTCACCTTCGCCGTCCTCGTGCCGCTCGTGTACGCGACCCTCGCCGTCTACCTGTTCCGTGCGGCCGGCGACCCGGAGCGGCTGCTCACCGCCTCCGTCGGCGCCGGTCTCATGGGCATCTGGGGCTCGGTGCTGTTCGGTTCGGGCGGCGCCGTGCAGAACCAGCGCTGGCTCGGGACGCTGGAGACGCTCGTCGTGGCACCCGCCCCACTCGCCCTCGTCCTGCTGCCGATCACCCTCGCGACCGCCGTCATCGGTACGTACGCGATGGGCGCGACCGTCCTGTGGGGCGTGCTGCTCTTAGGCGTGCCCCTGGACTTCGCGCACCCGCTCCTCTTCCTCCTCGCCGTCCCCGTATGCGTGCTCGCGCTCGGCATGATGGGGCTGCTGCTCGCCGCCACCTTCGTGCTGCTGCGCAACGCCAACGCGCTGGCCAACCCGCTCGACACGCCCGTCTGGCTGCTGTCCGGGCTGCTCGTGCCGATCGGTGTGCTGCCCGCCTGGACCCACCCGATCTCCTGGGCGCTGCCGACGACCTGGGGCGCGCGTGCCGTGCACGCCGCGACCTCCGGCGGGGACGTCCTCACCCCGCTGTTCGCCGCCGTCGCCCTCGGCGCCGGATACGCGCTGGCCGCCGTCCTCGTCCTCGGTCGGGTGGAGCGGCGTGCGCGCGCCGCGGCCACGCTCGCCCTCGCCTGA
- a CDS encoding ABC transporter permease yields the protein MFRFRLRLIGFRFRTSARLVIVGGSLSYRALFNWTTPPMFIGTLLVGPLLQVFFFVFLGRELGVADDRFHLVGNAVLAASASCVYGGTMAIANERRFGTLGAVLLSPRHRVPLWAGRALPYVLNGLLVSAFVLTVAALVLGLPVPADALPGLALVLLVAAGACSAFGLALGALGLRFRDVFLVSNVASSVLLLLTGAAVPRHTLPEWMRTAGDLLPLTHAADAARRLTAGDGLDGALLGAELAVGAGYALLAVALLALFERGSRRRATLDVM from the coding sequence ATGTTCCGCTTCCGCCTCCGCCTCATCGGCTTCCGCTTCCGTACCTCCGCGCGGCTCGTAATCGTCGGCGGATCGCTCTCCTACCGTGCCCTGTTCAACTGGACGACTCCGCCCATGTTCATCGGAACACTGCTGGTCGGGCCGCTTCTCCAGGTCTTCTTCTTCGTCTTCCTGGGCAGAGAACTCGGTGTCGCCGACGACCGCTTCCACCTGGTCGGCAACGCCGTCCTCGCAGCTTCCGCCTCCTGCGTGTACGGCGGCACCATGGCGATCGCGAACGAGCGCCGGTTCGGCACCCTCGGGGCCGTCCTGCTCTCGCCGCGCCACCGCGTCCCCCTGTGGGCCGGACGCGCCCTCCCGTACGTCCTGAACGGGCTGCTCGTCAGCGCGTTCGTCCTCACCGTCGCCGCGCTCGTGCTCGGTCTGCCGGTGCCCGCCGACGCGCTGCCCGGTCTCGCTCTGGTGCTGCTCGTCGCGGCCGGTGCCTGCTCGGCGTTCGGGCTCGCGCTGGGCGCGCTCGGGCTGCGCTTCCGGGACGTGTTCCTGGTGTCGAACGTGGCCAGTTCGGTACTGCTCCTGCTGACGGGCGCCGCAGTCCCCCGTCACACGCTGCCGGAGTGGATGCGGACGGCCGGCGACCTGCTGCCGCTGACCCATGCGGCGGACGCGGCGCGCCGGCTCACCGCCGGTGACGGCCTCGACGGCGCGCTGCTCGGCGCCGAGCTCGCGGTCGGCGCCGGGTACGCGCTCCTGGCCGTTGCGCTCCTCGCCCTCTTCGAGCGGGGCAGCAGGCGACGGGCCACGCTCGATGTGATGTGA